The proteins below come from a single bacterium genomic window:
- a CDS encoding response regulator, producing MKPKDIRILLVEDNPDDVELTLEAFRGHKLINRITVARDGEEALEEIGRHRTDLILLDLKLPKISGLEVLKKAKSDPRTAAIPVIVLTSSREEQDLVESYRFGVNSYIRKPVDFTEFIETVRHIGLYWLLLNEYPRA from the coding sequence GTGAAACCCAAGGACATCAGGATCCTGCTGGTGGAAGACAACCCCGACGACGTGGAGCTGACCCTGGAGGCGTTCCGGGGCCATAAGCTCATCAACCGGATCACGGTGGCCCGGGACGGAGAGGAAGCCTTGGAGGAGATCGGCCGCCACCGGACCGACCTGATTCTCCTCGATCTCAAGCTCCCCAAGATTTCGGGCTTGGAGGTGCTCAAAAAGGCGAAAAGCGACCCCCGGACCGCCGCGATTCCCGTGATCGTGCTCACCTCTTCCCGGGAGGAACAGGACCTGGTCGAAAGCTACCGGTTCGGCGTCAACAGTTACATCCGCAAGCCCGTCGACTTCACCGAGTTCATCGAGACCGTCCGCCATATCGGTCTTTACTGGCTCCTTCTCAACGAGTATCCCCGGGCATGA
- a CDS encoding PAS domain S-box protein, whose translation MKERRDYSGVELKVVLLEDNPDDAELVQNELVRAGFRPSVVRVNNLEDLSKALSPPPDVILADYALPACSGLDAIEVRDRIAPDAPLIIVSGTIGEEVAVECMRAGATDYVLKDKRFRLGPVVRRALEDSESLKIRRRAEWELERIFDLSLDMICVTDFRGCFKRVNRAFARVLGYPETELLSRSCYDYIHPDDREKTRRVLTEVLGAGAPVVGFVNRFRHRDGTYRWLEWNSQPVVEEGSTYAVARDITGSREAQRRLRESEDKLRLALSAARMGIWDWDIETGSVIWTDGVEAIFGLAPGAFAGTYGAYLDLIHPDDSERVRNTVDGVVCGDDPAGHYEIEHRLIRPDGSIGWLAATGRLFRGERGEAVRMVGTAWDITEHKETERRIRESETRYRELVENINDAIFSLRSDGTITYISPAIETIAGYTPPDLVGRNFREFVHPEDIEGIDVSFRNVMEGKIEPSEYRVLTASGGERWVRTSSRPLRDGGSPVGITGSITDIDERKRVEAALIETESKYLTLFRAARDGIVLLDLETGTVAECNPEFERQAGRTQAELKKMKIWELRPPEKVEASRLKFFEIQKRGYGGADDLELLRPDGTVVPVEFEGKEVEWGGRSYIQEHFRDVTERKKAEESLRQREEENLRLQKMDAVGRLAGGVAHDFNNLLTAIMGFVDLVLSELPEGSPYRSDLLEVEAAARRGGLLTRQLLAFSRKQTLFKKMLDLNRLVQGMEVMLRSLLSEDIEIDIDLDPELKNVRADAGQIEQVAMNLVINARDAMPAGGRLTVRTENVALDEESSREIRESRPGEFACLTVEDTGTGMSGEIQQRIFEPFFTTKGPEKGTGLGLSTVYGIVKQHGGWVNFYSEPKRGTVFRVYLPTLSTPAAAKARESFPSEYSPGKGERILLVEDNEGILKSQLRILQRAGYVVFGAGTAAEARDLFRREEGNFDLFFTDVVLPDGNGLELVEELRKRVPALRVLLSSGYIDLRENGDRIRELGLPFIEKPYQIRPLLNRIRAELDRPAAGP comes from the coding sequence ATGAAGGAGCGCCGCGACTATTCCGGGGTCGAACTCAAGGTCGTCCTCCTGGAGGACAACCCCGACGACGCCGAGTTGGTCCAAAACGAGCTGGTCCGGGCCGGCTTCCGGCCGTCGGTCGTCCGGGTCAACAACCTCGAAGACTTGAGCAAAGCCCTGTCTCCGCCTCCCGACGTGATCCTGGCCGATTACGCGCTTCCCGCGTGCAGCGGCCTCGACGCCATCGAGGTCCGGGACCGGATCGCCCCGGACGCGCCCCTCATCATCGTTTCCGGGACGATCGGCGAGGAGGTCGCGGTCGAGTGCATGCGGGCGGGGGCGACCGATTACGTCCTCAAGGACAAGCGCTTCCGCCTGGGCCCGGTGGTGCGGCGCGCCCTGGAAGACAGCGAATCGTTGAAGATCCGCCGGCGGGCGGAATGGGAGCTGGAGCGGATTTTCGACCTCTCCTTGGACATGATCTGCGTCACCGACTTCCGCGGCTGCTTCAAACGCGTGAACCGGGCCTTTGCCCGGGTCCTGGGCTATCCCGAGACGGAGCTGCTTTCCCGGTCCTGCTACGACTATATCCACCCCGACGACCGGGAAAAGACGCGCCGGGTTTTGACGGAGGTCCTGGGAGCGGGGGCGCCGGTGGTCGGCTTCGTCAACCGCTTCCGGCACCGGGACGGGACCTACCGCTGGCTGGAATGGAACTCGCAGCCCGTCGTCGAAGAGGGCAGCACGTACGCCGTGGCCCGGGACATCACCGGGTCGCGGGAAGCGCAGCGGCGGCTCCGGGAGAGCGAGGACAAGTTGCGCCTGGCCCTTTCCGCCGCCCGAATGGGAATCTGGGATTGGGACATCGAAACCGGATCCGTGATCTGGACGGACGGAGTGGAGGCGATATTCGGGCTGGCTCCCGGCGCTTTCGCCGGGACCTACGGCGCTTACCTCGATCTCATCCACCCCGACGATTCCGAACGGGTCCGGAACACCGTCGACGGCGTCGTTTGCGGGGACGATCCCGCCGGCCACTACGAGATCGAGCACCGGCTGATCCGGCCCGACGGCTCGATCGGGTGGCTGGCCGCGACCGGCCGTCTCTTCCGCGGCGAGCGGGGAGAAGCGGTGCGCATGGTGGGGACCGCTTGGGACATCACCGAGCACAAGGAGACCGAGCGCCGGATTCGGGAATCGGAGACCCGGTACCGCGAGTTGGTGGAGAACATCAACGACGCCATCTTTTCGCTGCGGAGCGACGGAACGATAACCTACATCAGCCCGGCGATCGAAACCATCGCCGGGTACACTCCCCCGGACCTGGTCGGGCGCAACTTCCGGGAGTTCGTCCACCCCGAGGATATCGAGGGGATCGACGTCTCTTTCCGGAACGTCATGGAAGGGAAGATCGAACCCTCGGAGTACCGCGTGCTGACCGCCTCCGGGGGCGAGCGTTGGGTCCGGACTTCCAGCCGTCCGCTTCGCGACGGCGGTTCGCCGGTCGGAATCACCGGTTCGATCACCGACATCGACGAGCGCAAGCGGGTGGAGGCCGCCCTGATCGAAACCGAGAGCAAGTACTTGACGCTCTTCCGCGCCGCCCGGGACGGGATCGTGCTCCTGGATTTGGAGACCGGGACCGTCGCGGAGTGCAACCCCGAGTTCGAACGGCAGGCGGGGAGGACCCAGGCGGAACTGAAGAAGATGAAGATCTGGGAACTGCGGCCCCCGGAGAAGGTGGAGGCGTCCCGGCTCAAATTCTTCGAGATCCAGAAACGGGGCTACGGGGGCGCCGACGACCTGGAACTGCTCCGCCCCGACGGGACGGTCGTTCCGGTGGAGTTCGAGGGGAAGGAAGTGGAGTGGGGGGGCAGGAGCTACATCCAAGAACACTTCCGGGACGTCACCGAGCGCAAAAAAGCCGAGGAATCCCTGCGCCAGCGGGAGGAAGAAAACCTGCGCTTGCAGAAGATGGACGCGGTGGGAAGGCTGGCGGGCGGGGTGGCCCACGATTTCAACAACCTTTTGACCGCGATTATGGGGTTCGTCGACCTGGTCCTCTCCGAACTCCCGGAAGGGTCCCCGTACCGCTCCGATCTGCTCGAGGTGGAAGCCGCCGCCCGGCGGGGAGGGCTGCTCACCCGCCAACTCCTGGCCTTCAGCCGGAAGCAGACTCTCTTCAAGAAAATGCTCGATCTCAACCGCCTCGTCCAGGGCATGGAAGTCATGCTCCGGTCCCTGCTGAGCGAGGACATCGAGATAGATATCGACCTCGATCCCGAGCTCAAGAACGTCCGAGCGGACGCCGGCCAAATCGAGCAGGTGGCGATGAACCTGGTCATCAACGCCCGGGACGCGATGCCCGCCGGCGGCCGGCTCACGGTCCGCACCGAAAACGTCGCGCTCGACGAGGAAAGCAGCCGGGAGATCCGGGAATCGCGCCCGGGGGAGTTCGCCTGCCTGACGGTGGAAGACACCGGGACCGGGATGAGCGGGGAGATCCAGCAGCGGATCTTCGAGCCGTTTTTCACCACCAAGGGCCCGGAAAAGGGGACCGGCCTGGGGCTTTCCACCGTCTACGGCATCGTCAAGCAGCACGGGGGCTGGGTGAACTTCTACAGCGAACCGAAGCGGGGGACGGTCTTCCGCGTCTACCTGCCGACCTTGAGCACCCCGGCGGCCGCGAAGGCGAGAGAGTCCTTCCCCTCGGAATATTCGCCCGGGAAGGGGGAACGCATTTTGCTGGTCGAGGACAACGAGGGAATTCTCAAATCCCAGCTTCGGATTCTCCAGCGCGCCGGGTACGTCGTCTTCGGGGCCGGGACCGCGGCCGAAGCCAGGGACCTTTTCCGGCGGGAAGAAGGCAACTTCGACCTCTTCTTCACCGACGTCGTCCTCCCCGACGGGAACGGTTTGGAATTGGTCGAGGAATTGAGGAAACGGGTTCCGGCGCTGCGGGTGCTCCTCAGCAGCGGTTATATCGATCTCCGGGAAAACGGGGACCGCATCCGGGAACTGGGCTTGCCCTTCATCGAGAAGCCCTACCAGATCCGGCCGCTTTTGAACCGGATCCGGGCTGAACTCGACCGTCCCGCCGCCGGCCCCTAG